In Micromonospora cremea, the genomic window CGTCACCGCCTCCCAGCAGGGCAGCGGCCCCGACGTGGTGGTCGGCGCGCACGACTGGATCGGCAACCTGGTGCAGAACGGCGCCATCGACCCCGTGCAGCTCGCCGCCGAGCAGAAGAGCGCGTTCAACGAGACCGCGATCAAGGCGGTCACCTTCAACGGCCAGCTCTACGGCGTGCCGTACGCGCAGGAGAACCTGGCGCTGATCCGCAACACCGAACTGGCCCCCCAGGCACCCAGGACCATTGAGGACCTGGTCGCCGCGGGCAAGCGGCTCAAGTCGGCGAAGAAGGCCACCGAGACGCTCTGCCTCCAGGTCGGCCAGAACGGCGACGCGTACCACATCTACCCGCTGTACAGCTCGGCCGGCGGCTACCTCTTCGGCACCGGCGCCAACGGCGACTACGACCCGAAGGACCTGGGTGTGGGCAAGCCCGCGTCGATCGAGGCGTTCAAGAAGATCGGCGCGCTGGGCGAGAAGGGCGAGGGCGTGCTCAAGCGCTCCATCGCGGACACCAACTCGATCGCCACCTTCACCAGCAAGAAGTGCGCGTACCTGGTCTCCGGCCCGTGGGCGGTGGCCGACGTCAAGAAGGCCAACATCAAGTACGACATCTCCGCCATCCCCGGCTTCGCCGGTGGCAAGGAGGCCCAGCCGTTCGTGGGTGTGCAGGCGTTCTACGTCGCCACCAAGGGCAAGAACAAGGCGTTGGCCCAGGAGTTCGTGGTCAACTACACCACCACCCCCGAGCTGGCCGTCGCGCTGTACAACGCCGAGCCCCGCCCGCCGGCGCTGACCGCCGCCCTCGACCAGGTCAAGGGCAGCGACCCGGACCTGGCCAAGTTCCAGGAGGCCGGCAGGAACGGCCAGGTGCTCCCGGCCATCCCGGCGATGGCCGCGATCTGGGACCCGTTCGGCAAGGCCGAGGCCGCCGTCATCGGTGGCGCCGACCCGACCAGCACCATCACCGCGGCCGGCAAGACCATCTCCGGCCAGATCAAGTAATGAGCACGCCGCTGTCCGGCCCGGGGTCTGCCACGCAGGCCCCGGGCCGGGGGCCCGTCGGCTCCCGGCCCCCGCGCTCCCGCGTCACGCGTGACCAGGCGCCGATCACCCTGACCGGCCTGGCCGGCAAGGTGCTCCTGCTCGGCCTGACCGCCGGTATCGCGGTCTGGGCGGCCTTTCCGCTCATCGACGCCGGGAAGTGGGCCGGCCTGGCCCTGCTGGCGGCGACCACCGCCGGACTCTTCTACCTGTACCTCACCCGCCGGCACATCCCGGCCAAGTACCTGGTCCCGGGCACCCTGTTCCTGATCGCCTTCCAGGTCTTCCCCGTGCTCTACACGGCCAGCACCGCCTTCACCAACTTCGGCGACGGGCACCGGGGCAGCAAGGACGACGCGATCGTCGCGATCCAGACCTCCTCGGTCACCCAGGTGCCCGGCTCCGCCGAGTACGCCTTGTCGATCGCCACCAGGGGCGACCCGGCCACCGGAGCGCTGGTCTTCCTGGTCACCGACCCCGCCACCGGCGCGGTCTCCGCCGGCGACACCGGCGGGCTGCGCCAGCTCGACGCCGCCGACGTCACGGTCGCCGCGGGCGGCAAGGTCACCGCCGCCGACGGCTACACCGTGCTGAACTTCGGCCAGGCCAGCGCCCGCAGCAAGGAGATCACCGACCTGGTGGTGCCCACCGCCGGCGGAGCGCTGCGCTCCAGCGGCCTGTCCCGCGCGTACGAGGGCAAGGCGGTGCGGGCGTACGAGTCCGGCTGCGACTGCGTCCGGGACACCGAGACCGGGCAGACCTGGACCGCCGACGAGGAACTGGGCGCCTTCGTCGCCGCGGACGGCGAGCGGCTCGCCCAGGGCTGGAAGGTCAACGTCGGGCTGAGCAACTTCACCCGGGTGCTCACCGACAAGAACATCTCCGGTCCGTTCCTCGGCACCCTGATCTGGAACTTCGCCTTCGCCGTCGCTTCGACCGGCGGGACGTTCCTGCTCGGCATGCTGATCGCGCTCGTGCTGCACTCGCCCCGAATGCGCGGGACCAACCTCTACCGCGTGCTGCTGGTCCTGCCGTACGCCATGCCGTCGTTCGCGATGCTGCTGGCCTGGCGGGACATGTTCAACGCCGACTTCGGCCTGATCAACAACCTGTTCGGCCTGGAGGTGGACTGGTTCGGCCAGCCGTGGACGGCGCGCTTCGCGGTCATCCTGGTGCAGCTCTGGCTCGGCTATCCGTACATGTTCCTGGTGGCCACCGGTGCGTTGCAGGCCATCCCGCGGGAGTTGACCGAGGCGACCTCGGTCGACGGGGCATCGCCCTGGCAGTCCTTCCGCGCGGTCACCCTGCCCCTGCTGCTGGTCGCGCTCTCCCCGTTGCTGATCTCGTCGTTCGCGTACAACTTCAACAACTTCAACGCGGTCTACCTGACCACCGAGGGCGCGCCGTTCCCGGCCGGCAACCCTGCCAACGGCGCGACGGACCTGCTGATCACGTACACCTACCGGCTCGCCTTCGGCGGTCAGGGCGCGCAGTTCGGCTTCGCCGCCGCGATCTCGCTGTTCATCTTCGCCATCGTCGCGGTGGTCTCGGCGGTCAGCTTCCGGCGGACCCGTAAGCAGGAGGAGGTGTACTCGTGACCACCCTCACCGGGGCAGCGCGTACCGGCGACACGGCGGGCGGCCCGCCGACGGTCAATCGCAACGTCACCGGCCGGCGGCGCAACCGCTGGTTCGCCCAGGTCGGCTGGCGACACCTGGTCGCCGTGCTCGGCGTGCTGTTCAGCCTCTTCCCGATCGTGTTCGTGCTCTCCGCCGCGCTCAACCCGCTCGGCACGCTCTCCACCACCGAGCTGGTGCCGACCGACGGGGTGTCGCTCGGCAACTTCGGCGGGTTGTTCGAACGGACCGCCTTCGGGCGGTGGTTCCTCAACTCGCTGTTGATCGCCGGGGTGGCCTCGTTCGCGTCGGTGTTCCTCTCCGCGCTGGCCGCGTACGCCTTCTCCCGTATGCGGTTCCGCGGCCGCCGGGTGGGGCTGCTCGCCCTGCTGTTGATCCAGATGTTCCCGCAGTTCCTGGCGATCGTGGCGATCTACCTGATCTTCGGCACGATCACCGACCTGTGGCCGTCGATCGGCTTCAACACCCCCTGGGGGCTGTTGCTGCTCTACATGGGTGGCGCGCTCGGGGTGAACACCTGGCTGATGAAGGGCTTCTTCGACACCCTGCCCCGGGAGCTGGACGAGTCGGCGACCATGGACGGGGCGTCGCACGCCCAGGTCTACTTCCGGATCATGTTGCCGCTGGTGGCGCCGATCCTGGCGGTGACCGGGCTGCTGGCGTTCATCGGCACCATCAACGAGTTCCTGATGGCCAACGTGTTCCTCACCAGCACCGACTCGAAGACCCTGGCGGTCGGTATGTACGGCCTGCTGGAGGGCAACGAGCGCAACAACAACTTCGGCATCTTCGCGGCCGGCACCCTGCTCACCGCGATCCCCACCGTGCTGGTCTTCCAGCTTCTCCAGCGCTACATCGTCTCCGGCCTCACCTCGGGAGCCGTCAAGGGATGAGACGGGCCGGTGGCCGCTCCACGTGCGCCACGAGGTGGGTGGTGGTCCGGTCGTGTGCCTCGGCGCAGCCGCAGAACGGCTCCGCCCGCTGGACAGCGGACGGGTGCCGGGTCTGCTTCACTAGGCGCTGGTGGCCCGCCACCGTCCATCCGCCGTCCGGTGCAGTCCACCGTGGAGACCTTCGTGCAGTTGTCGATTCTGATGCCGGTTTACAACGAAGCGGAGCGCATCGCCGAGGCCCTGAAGCAGGCCCTGGCGGTGCATTACCCGTGTGAAATCGAAATCGTGGTCGTCGACGACGGCAGCACGGACGATTCCGCGGAGATCCTGGGCCGGATGGACGACGCGCGGGTGCGGGTGGTGACGCATCCACGCAACGCCGGTAAGGGTGCCGCGATCAGGACGGCGGTGGACAGCGCCCGGGGCGAGTACATGGTGATCCTGGACGCCGACCTGGAGTACGACCCGCAGGACATCCCGAAACTGTTGGCGCCGGTGCTGGACGGGCGCGCGACGGTCGTCTACGGCAACCGCACCTTCGGCAGTCACAGCGCCTACAGCTTCTGGTACGTGATCGGAAACAAGGGCGTCACCACGGCGGCGAATGTGCTGTTCAACTCGTACGTCAGTGATCTGGAGACGTGTTTCAAACTGATGCCGGTGGAGTTGTACCGATCGCTGAACATCCGGTCCCGCGGGTTCGGCATGGAGGCCGAGGTGACGGGCAAACTGCTGCGGCGGCGGATCCGCCCGTACGAGGTGCCGATCAGTTACCGGGCGCGGGGCCGTGAGGAAGGCAAGAAGATCACTTGGCGGGACGGGGTGGAGGCGTTGTGGATCCTGGGCCGGGAGCGGGCCCGACGTCGTCCCGGCGGCACGCCCGCCCACTGACTCCGATCGAGCGATGATCACGAAGCGTCATGACCCCGGCGCGGCCGTCCGTGTCGTCGTGGCACTCGTCGGAGTGGGCTGCCTGCTCCTGGCCGCTCATGGCGCGGTCCGGGCGACCGTCAACGGAGTCGCCTACCTGCGCGATCGGGGGCACAACGCGAGGCCCGGCAGTTCCAGGTGGACTTCGAGACGGTCCGGCGCGAATTCGCCGCGCAGGTGCCGGCGGGCAGCCGGATCCGGTTCATTCCGGCCCGGGCCGACAAGGTGCTCTGGCAGCAGCGGTTGGCCGAGTTCGCCGCGCTGGCCGGCAGCGTTGTCGTCACCGGTCCGACCCGGGACTACGAGGTGGGTGTCGTCGCGGTGAAGCGGATCTCGCCGACCGGCCCGAGCGTGCGGTTGGTCGTCCGGAAGGTCGGCTGATGACATGGACCTCACGCCGATGCTCGCCGTTCCCGCTCTCCTCGTCGCCGGTTTTCCGCTCGCCCTCGCGGTGCTGCGCAGCCCTTTCCTCGCCGTGCTCTTCGCGCCCCTGGTGGCGGCGCTGCTGAGCACGGTCGCGGTGATCCTGATGCTGGTCGTCGGTGGTCCGCTGCAACTCTGGCTCGCCCTGATGCTGGCCGCCGGAGCCACGTCCGCCTGGTGGCTGCTGCGCCGCCCGGGCGAGCCGGTGCCGTACGGCGGCTGGCCACACGCGCTGCTGATCGCGCT contains:
- a CDS encoding sugar ABC transporter substrate-binding protein; this encodes MRIRTAGVVALFALALAASGCGSDSDEPAAKESPKAAGGKLVIWADDKRTAALKPFAEKFGQENGVTVEVQAVSKDLQTNFVTASQQGSGPDVVVGAHDWIGNLVQNGAIDPVQLAAEQKSAFNETAIKAVTFNGQLYGVPYAQENLALIRNTELAPQAPRTIEDLVAAGKRLKSAKKATETLCLQVGQNGDAYHIYPLYSSAGGYLFGTGANGDYDPKDLGVGKPASIEAFKKIGALGEKGEGVLKRSIADTNSIATFTSKKCAYLVSGPWAVADVKKANIKYDISAIPGFAGGKEAQPFVGVQAFYVATKGKNKALAQEFVVNYTTTPELAVALYNAEPRPPALTAALDQVKGSDPDLAKFQEAGRNGQVLPAIPAMAAIWDPFGKAEAAVIGGADPTSTITAAGKTISGQIK
- a CDS encoding ABC transporter permease subunit yields the protein MSTPLSGPGSATQAPGRGPVGSRPPRSRVTRDQAPITLTGLAGKVLLLGLTAGIAVWAAFPLIDAGKWAGLALLAATTAGLFYLYLTRRHIPAKYLVPGTLFLIAFQVFPVLYTASTAFTNFGDGHRGSKDDAIVAIQTSSVTQVPGSAEYALSIATRGDPATGALVFLVTDPATGAVSAGDTGGLRQLDAADVTVAAGGKVTAADGYTVLNFGQASARSKEITDLVVPTAGGALRSSGLSRAYEGKAVRAYESGCDCVRDTETGQTWTADEELGAFVAADGERLAQGWKVNVGLSNFTRVLTDKNISGPFLGTLIWNFAFAVASTGGTFLLGMLIALVLHSPRMRGTNLYRVLLVLPYAMPSFAMLLAWRDMFNADFGLINNLFGLEVDWFGQPWTARFAVILVQLWLGYPYMFLVATGALQAIPRELTEATSVDGASPWQSFRAVTLPLLLVALSPLLISSFAYNFNNFNAVYLTTEGAPFPAGNPANGATDLLITYTYRLAFGGQGAQFGFAAAISLFIFAIVAVVSAVSFRRTRKQEEVYS
- a CDS encoding sugar ABC transporter permease, producing the protein MVAVLGVLFSLFPIVFVLSAALNPLGTLSTTELVPTDGVSLGNFGGLFERTAFGRWFLNSLLIAGVASFASVFLSALAAYAFSRMRFRGRRVGLLALLLIQMFPQFLAIVAIYLIFGTITDLWPSIGFNTPWGLLLLYMGGALGVNTWLMKGFFDTLPRELDESATMDGASHAQVYFRIMLPLVAPILAVTGLLAFIGTINEFLMANVFLTSTDSKTLAVGMYGLLEGNERNNNFGIFAAGTLLTAIPTVLVFQLLQRYIVSGLTSGAVKG
- a CDS encoding glycosyltransferase family 2 protein, producing MQLSILMPVYNEAERIAEALKQALAVHYPCEIEIVVVDDGSTDDSAEILGRMDDARVRVVTHPRNAGKGAAIRTAVDSARGEYMVILDADLEYDPQDIPKLLAPVLDGRATVVYGNRTFGSHSAYSFWYVIGNKGVTTAANVLFNSYVSDLETCFKLMPVELYRSLNIRSRGFGMEAEVTGKLLRRRIRPYEVPISYRARGREEGKKITWRDGVEALWILGRERARRRPGGTPAH